Genomic segment of Drosophila simulans strain w501 chromosome 2R, Prin_Dsim_3.1, whole genome shotgun sequence:
TCatttaacagaaaaaccaataaattatttcaaaaaacaaataatctttattaaatccgataaaaataaagtagagcattcaaaaatattcggtaactCCATTACCACAATTCAATATGATGTAATGACACTTGaaaaggccaaacaaattttactcGATCACTTTATCCATAGAAACATTACCATTTATATTGAGAGCGATGtagattttgaaattattcaaagagCACACATAGAAATTGTTAATACCACCTACACAAAAGTAATTCGCAGTCTTTTCCTATTAAAGAACGTTGGTTCATACGCcgaattcaaagaaatcataCTTCAATcacatgaaaaacttttacacCCTGGTATACagaaaatgacaaaattatttaaagaaaatcactTCTTTCCAAATAGCCAACTATTAATTCAGAATATAATAAACGAATGCAACAtatgcaatttggccaaaacagaacATAGAAACACCAAAATGCCTTTAAAAATCACACCCAACCCGGAACATTGCCGAGAAAAATTTGTAGTAGATATTTATTCATCTGAGGGAAAACATTACATCAGttgcattgatatttattctaaattcGCTACACttgagcaaattaaaactaaggATTGGATAGAATGCAGAAACGcattaatgcgcatttttaatCAACTAGGTAAACCCAAATTACTAAAGGCAGACAGAGACGGAGCTTTCTCCAGTTTAGCTTTGAAGCGATGgcttgaagaagaagaagtcgaATTACAGCTCAATACAGCAAAAAACGGGGTAGCAGACGTCGAAAGATtacacaaaacaataaatgaaaaaattcgtATAATCAATTCATCTGATGATGAAGAAGTAAAATTAAGCAAGATAGAAACAATCCTCTACACATACaaccataaaattaaacatgacACTACTGGACAGACACCTGCTCAAATTTTCTTATACGCTGGGCATCCCATATTAGacactcaaaaaattaaagagaagaaaatagacaaaataaatgaagacagACAGGAATTTAATATTGACACTAATTACAGAAAAGGTCCACTACAGAAAGGCAAATtagaaaacccatttaaaccaaccaaaaatgtAGAACAGACAGACCCTGACCATTACAAAATCACTAATAGAAATAGAGTTACGCACTactacaaaacacaattcaaaaaacaaaagaaaaataataagctCTCAATTTCACAGGCACCTGGTACCCGATAACCAAGTATTAATCATATCCCACATACCCATTTACCTTTCACTAATaagcacaattaaaataattccttACCCAGACTCCAACGGCTATCAGCTAGattacacagacacacaatcatattttgaaaaagaaaataaagtttataataccgaaaataaagaagtaaaaaatgaatgtgtcaccaatattattaaacacttaatccaatttgtaattttaagccaGTACACACgaacgaaataataaaatacatagaaCCAAACACAATTGTAACCTGGAACTTAACCCAAACAATTCTTAaccaaaattgccaaaattcaattaataaaataaaaatagaaggaaacaaaatgataagagtaacgcaatgcaaaatagaaatcaataatataattttaagtgaaaatctGTTAGAACCAGAAATAGATTTGACACCACTATACACACCActtaatataacaaaaataaaaattgtaaaacacaACGACATTGTTGAGATGATTTCAGAGAACAATATTACACTTTACATACAAATGATCATTGTAATAATCGCACTAATTTTGTTGTACTCatatttaagatatgtatCATTTAAACCATTTATGATGCTGTAtgcaaaacttaaaataagaaaaaatcaaaatctaaACACaccacaacaaacagaaatagaagAAACTCCATTTCCCACACTATATCCATCAATCCCAGCCCAAGTATAGGCTTCTCTTTAAGGGAAGGGGagtgacgtatttgggtggtccaaaccagccacttctattatttcaaagaaatcagtaatgcactctagtaattttccataacgtattccagctgcgcagcattcgtttatctttggcagcgcagccgttcttgtaaacatcctaaagcatgacctaagcagatttgactgccCTCTTTCAACGCTACCTAATCTTAAGAAcccaagagcgaggctctcccgaaatacaaatattgttcaaatactgaggcttctcctcaatccaatttgcatttgatttttagtcttaagctgagatccaaagaataaagtcgtgaaactatttctcctaaaaactattttttatttcttggcgttgtccttagtcaactgacgggacattagttcgactcaaaaataaaacaacaattttactatatatattatcaaaACAGATCTTATTTACtaaggaaaacaaataatataaacagtggtctattgttttttattttacatcaCCTCAAGATCATTCTGCTACttagttattttataataaatttatttctgaCCCCATCTAAAATTCgtcaaacaaaaataagatcgttaataataatatttaatttaataacttaaatgGTCAAAGTACAGTGAAAAAGTAATTTCGAATTTCGGAATTAAAAAACAACTACTTACTGTTGAATGCAAACAGCAATTTCTGCCTTCAAAACAAGcaattgcaaatattaaagaaatttttcccgttgtttgattttgaaaaacaaaataaatcagttgtggccaacaaaaagaaacaatcCGAAAGAAACAATCCGATAGCAAAACGAGAGacaaaattttgcaaaaaccAGAGCACGTAAAAAAAAGGTTTGgcccaaatcgaaatcgaaaaaaatacctgattattaatatttgtacacatTTCATATAATTTCCGGTTCGAAATGACGTACCCTGCGATTCCTTGCTCACATAGGGGAGTATTAAAAACACGCTGACTTCCGTACTTATCCCGTAGATTAACTGAACACCTGTTGAATGCAAGcataatataatacaaattatctgtttaaattgttttactGACCGAAAAACTCCACCGAATCCCACATCCTCGCCAAACAACAATGCGGATTTGTCTTCTTCTAGAGCCAAATCCattgcattatttatggcGTTAAACATATTCATTCGTTTTCCAGTTCCCAAAGATGTAGGATAGTAGGTAAAATGTGATCGAGTCCACAAGGGCCATATTAGATTAGACCGCACGCAATTATACAAACTATTCCCCAGTTTAGCGCTTACGATGTTCATTTtccttaatatatataaaacacaaaataaacgcGCGAACACTATGACATAACACTTGTTATGACCGCGACTGAGATAGAATAAATTTTCGCctgaaaaatacttttaataccatgttttgcaatatttatatcaaattacatgtttttctttttatttggggTATTCACAACACAGCTGCAAATAGCCGCTTTAGCGTAAGCATACAAGTGGTTCCGACCCGTTTATACAAACTCCCAGTGTATTAAGAAAATCTGATTATTTGAACGGGGAACATAATGAATGTACCGCAATAACGATCTTTCTAAGAAggaaaataagtaaatttttaaaaaagcatGTTTTTTTATGATACATTAAACTACATGACtgttttgttaatttgctGATTTAGGGACATACTCTTTTGCGGTTTCGACAGCTattccaaaaattaatattttttttaattaccacGCCTTAATATATGGATACAAAATGTGGATATTTTGTTTGGTAAAAAATCGTACATCTAACTAAAAAGCTATT
This window contains:
- the LOC6739824 gene encoding 2-oxoisovalerate dehydrogenase subunit beta, mitochondrial isoform X4, translating into MNIVSAKLGNSLYNCVRSNLIWPLWTRSHFTYYPTSLGTGKRMNMFNAINNAMDLALEEDKSALLFGEDVGFGGVFRCSVNLRDKYGSQRVFNTPLCEQGIAGYVISNRKLYEMCTNINNQLCNRCG